The Nicotiana tomentosiformis chromosome 2, ASM39032v3, whole genome shotgun sequence genome includes the window CTAATTTTCACATAAATTAGGATGAAGGGTATAATAAACTAACTTTCTACATATGAGACAAGATGCCAAGTCTAAATCACAATATCTTTCAAGAATCAACTGATTCTCAGTTGGTCGAAGAATTCCATGTCTTACGCTTGAGTTCAATACACCTAAAAATTCATCCCGACTGATTTGACTTCCCAATAAGGCAACGATAATTAGAAGTCCTTTGATTCAAGAAAAATGTTATTGCTGTTTAGTCAAATAAAACTCTTTTAGCTTTTCTCTTTCCTGGATCCTGCGAAATTTCAAAAGTGTCGATTTGGTTCAAGAAAAATACTTCCCACTTCCCCTTACAACTtgtatacaaaaaataaaattaaaaaaaaaaggaggtGGGGGTGAGGGGGTTGGGGGGACACACTTAGCTTGAAGGACTGATCAAGTCCTTAATTCTGAAGCATTTGTTGAGGTACAGACTTTAATTGTTGAGGTACACACTTCAGAAAGCGCAATAAGTTAAAAAATGgattttaaattatatatttgacggtgtaatttttttattttcggaATGTATAACTAGGGTAAATTTctcaaattgtcatataattaTGACttttttcaccaaagttatttaaCTATATTTTTTGatacaaaaatataaaacttTCAGtgactcacacaaaaatcataatgaCCGGAAAACACAATTTTtgggtagtattttcttattttgtatttttttattaaGTATTTTTAGTCtaacaaataataactcaattgaaataaataaataaatatattttagtattattttaacttAATTTAACAAAGGAttctttttaatattattttaacttATGTATATTGGTATTGGGTCACGTTGGTCACTTCTATTTTAACtgaattattatttattaaaataaaaataaaaaataaaaaacataaaataagaaaataccacAGTTGCGTTTTTCGGTCACTATAAGTTTTGTGTGAGCTATTGAAAGTTATatatttttgtgtgagaaaatataGTTATATTATTTTGGTAAAAAAAATCATAATTATATGACCATTTATAAAATTTACCCCTTGTGTAACTACTTAAAGCATGTTCATCAATTTTAAGTTACAAAACTAAGATTACTATACACAATTACCTATATATTATTATAGGTCACTCTAATGAGATACATCAATTATATACGATAAACATTTACGTACACCAAGTATTTATATCAACTTAAGTAATATTTTAACTCTAGCAAATACTCTCTTTGTTCCACTTTATATTGCACGATTCAGAGTACGACAGTCAAAGTTTTCAATTTGACCATGAATTTAGTTATAAATTTTTcaagtttttaaaataaaatttgtatatttgaAAACTATATAAAAGTAttattgtcacgatccgaaatttccaacctcgggaccatgatggtgccgaacatctacttgctaggcaaaccgacattattaaattaattaacatgttttaacaattattgcaggatgATGATAATTAACGATTAATGAACTCAGAAATGAACACATTATTAATATAACTAACGCAGTGCTAAACTACTCCCAGAAACCCTAAGTCACAATTACATGAGGaactagaatactacaaatacgGTCTGAAATAAAGTACAACTGTTTGAAACTAAATAAATAGTAAaacatgatagaaggggacttcaaggactgcgaacgccaTCAGCTCTACCTCAAATCTCCAAAAGCAGCTGAATCTGAGCAGTCTCGCTACGcgccaactccggtatctgcacaagaggtgtagaagtgtagcatgagtacaaccgaccctatgtactctgtaagtgtcgagcctaacctcgacgaagtagtgatgaggctatgacaagacacttatAATAAAAGCAAAAACATGAATAGAATATAAACAGTAAACTCAAGTATGTGAACCTGTAGGTCAACTATCATAGGGTCCTAGAATAACACTTTTGCTCAACTTCTCAAAATAATACGGTACAGTTACACCgtcaaatacaaaaaaataagtcTTCTCTGTTACATCGTGCAAACCGATCctcaaatatatataaatatcaattctttttctttgcgacgcacaacccgatccataaatatatataaagattaattattgcagcgtgcaacccgatcccaccatatcatcatctgttcATATCATATTCCGTCCTTGTCTCTTCATATTATATCATTTCactaccattgcggcgtgcaacccgatcccaaataataataaatgaaacaTATAACTACAACCAACTACGGCGTGTCCCAAAATAAAACGTAATAAAGGAACTAAACAAAGAAATTCACAAAGCGGATAAAATAGTTACATGATAGCACACAAAATCAAATAGTAAGTAATGACAATTAATAGATAAATATGCGTATACAAAAAATCAAttagcaattaaggcatgtaatgGATAAAGGCGTGAATTCAACAAGTAATTGTAATtaacaattaaagcatttaacaaTTAATAATATGGATTAAATAATGCAAGAATAgttgaaaacaataaataaatatcCCAACCCGCATGATTGACCCGCGACTAcgcatatacactcatcaccttgcatatacgctgtccccacacataaatcaagtagcaattaaaccaatcaagtcctaatcccctcaagtcaaagttaggcACAATATTTGCCTCTTTCCGCAATCAAATCAACACACAACCACATCTTTTtctttagaattagcctccaaatccgtcaaatctagtcaaatatagttcaaataattcaaaataggctttagaaactacccacgagtgaaaacattcaatctttaatgaattaGGAAAAAGTCAAAAATGTCAACCCCGGGCTTGCCTGGTCAAAACCCAAGATTCTGACTTTGGTCAAAAACGTATCCCCGAGCCCGGTTACGCGATTCGGTTTGAAAtacaacctcaatttgaggtctaaatcttaaatttacaaaattctcaatttctacccaaatttttaatttccaccatgaaaattcTAGATTAAAAGATAAAATCAATGGGTATTATGAGAATATTACAAAACAAGTTAAAATTCACTAACCAATGAAGTGGGGATAAAAAAGTTCTTCAAATTCGCCTCTACGCCGAGCTCTAGcatcaaaaatggtgaaaaatagtTCAATCCCAACTTTCTGCTCTTTCAAATACCTGGTTGTAaggtgttcttcgcattcgcaaagcacctgacgcgttcgcgatgcactggcCAATTGCCTTTGCGTTCGTGAGCTACACTTCACATTTGTGAAGGCTTAATTCCCCGCCTTCCTTCGTTTTCACGAACCATGGTctgcgttcgcatagagtaacCACCTTCCCTCCCAGCTTTCCCCAAAGCATCGCGATCGCAAGTCTACAGTTGCATTTGCAAAAATTAAGTCTACAGTTACATTCGCAAAAATTAAGACCCCCTTTGCTTCGTGTTCGCAAAGAACAACCAGCCCTAACCCCAGCGAGAatggcttcgtgatcgcgaagcacaacacacCAGACACCAGAAACAGTTGTTGCACAAGTTCAAAATgttacgaaactcacccgagcccctcgggaaccaaactaaatatgcacagaagtGTAATGGCATCATAAGAACTCACTCGTATGATAAAaacataaatataatattttaatttcctcaaatcaagattagacccaacacttacctcactccgcaatcaaatcaaagctcaaccggggctTTTCCTGTAAAGTTCGCCTCTAAGctaatcaaatctaaccaaactcGACTTAATATTATCAAATAATATTAGGGAAATTAATTACAATGGAttaagctaagatctttacaatTTTATGAaagagtcaacaaaagtcaaaccaaaGCTTGCCGGTCAAAACACGGGTCCATTGGTAGATTCCGGCTACCCATGTCCATATGAGTtaatatatgtgattagtttcaaaatccgattccaaatcgactctcaaaactcaatttcttatttttcaaaaacttgataaggtttcacaatttttcactttgattcacatgattttgatgttaaaatataagataaattgatggaatatgattataaatggattagaatcacttgCCTAAAGTTTGTAGATGCAATTCCCTCTTCAAAATCACTTCCTACTAAGCCTAggattcaaaaatgagagaatgtttCCAAACTTCCCGTCTCCCAGCCCTTTTACcaattgcagatgtcgcatttgtgacacaaCATTCGCATTGGCGAACCCTCGCCATTATAGACCAGGGCTTTCATTTGCGAACCATGACATCCTCATGAAACCTCGCATTTACGAAAAAAGATTTTGGGATCGCGAAGTTGGGAGTTTGGCAAATGCGAAAATatttttgcaattgcgaacaaaggCAAAAATATGGTagacttcacaaatgcgaaaggGATGTCGCAATTACGACAACTGAACCCCCACAGTCACCTCGCAATTGCAATGTTGGTTTTAGCAATTGCGATGCCTGAGCACCAGCAACACCAGCAGTCAAATTTTAGTTCAAACCCATTCTAGAACTTGTCTGAAACTCATGTCAGATGAGCTTTTGGGGAGCTACAGTAATTACACTTCTCGCAAGAACGGCTCCTCGGTGGAGGAgtccgagccctcagggctccaacccaaacattcacacaagtctaaaaacatcatacgaactcgctcgcgcgatcaaaatataaaaataaaatctaaaactacgaattgaactctaaaacacatgaatttcaaagtaaagttcaagaatttctaaaattacaATTAAACGTCTGAATCCTAACAAATCAATCCAAACGACACcgaattttgcagacaagttctaaataccataacggacatatcccaagtccaaaaatcaaatttctagctcgatagctaaaagtcaacatACGGCAATCCTATCaatttcaaattgccaaatttggGCAAATTAACACGATTTGAcctatacacccaagtccgaaatcacaatacggacccatcaggaccgtcaaaatactaatctgggtccgtttacacaaaatattgaccatAGTTAACTCAAAgcatttttaaggcaaaatttcacattttcttcaattttcaacataaaaacctTTCGGAACAAGACACAGACAACGCACACAAATTGAGGAACACTATATGGAGCTAGTCGAGGTCACGGAACACAAAAgtaaaggctaaaactcaaaatgatctatcgggtcatcacattctccacctctaaaataaatgttcgtacTCAAACAGATATATAAAGGTACCTAGATAGGTGAAGGttgtgggtatctactccgcatgtagGACTCGAACTCCCACGTGGCAGCCTCGATCGACTGGCCTCTCCATTGTACTctaactaaaggataactcttagaacGCATCTTTCATACTTGCCAGGcaaaaatggccaccagctccttctcctaagtcaaatccttgtcaaattggactgagctgaaatctatcACATAGGACAGATCACCCTGATACTTTTGGAGCATTgagacatggaacaccggatagactactgataaactaggtggcaattcAACATTGTATctcacctcacccactctctcaagaattcaaagggtccaatatacatagggctcaacttgcccttcttcctgaatctcatcgcacccttcatgggcgaaacatGTAGCAATAtcctctctccaaccataaatgcaaaatCAAGAACTCTCCGATtgacataactcttctaccttgattgagctgtgcaaagttgatcctgaatcatcttgaccttttttaaggcatcctgaaccaaatcggtacccaacaatcgagcttCTACCAGCTCAAACTAACTGACTGGCGAATGATATTGTATCCCGTATAatacctcatagggagccatctgaatactcgattggtagctgttattgtaggcaaactcctcaagcgcaagaacttatcccaagaacacccaaaatccataacgcaagcgcgaagcatatcctctaatatctgaattatgagctcggactgtccgtccgtctcgataaaatgttgtactcaactcaacctgtgtgcctaactcatacTATACAACCCTTTAGAAGTGTGACGTGAATTGTGTACCCCGATCTAAAATGATAGACACCGCCACATCGTGAAGATGAACGATCTCGTGGATATAggtctcagccaaccgctctaaagaataggtaactgctactagaATGTAATGTGTCAACTTGGTCAgcatgtccacaatgacccataccgtGTCGAATGTCTTCAAAGTcaatgggagcccaacaataaaatACATGGTAATACGCtaccacttccactcgggaatctaaAGCTTCTAATGCAAACTGCTAGGCCTCtcatgctcgtactttacttgctgacaattcagacaccaagccacatgtgcaactatatccttcttcattctcctccaccaataatgctgcctcaagtcctgatacatcttggtagTACCCGGAcgaatggaataccatgaactatGGGCCGCCTCaataatcaactcacgaagctcatccatattgggcacacaaatccgaccttgcatccgcaacaccccatcatctccaacggtaacctgcttggaaccacCATGCTGCacaatgtccttaaggacaagcaagtggtgGTCCTCATATGGAcactctctaatgcgctcatacaaagaataCCGAGAGACCATGCAAGCTAGGAcacgactaggctccaaaatatctaaaTTTATGAACTGATTGGCGAAatcctgaacatctgatgctagcggCCTCTCACCAGCTGGAATATATggaaggctacccatactcgcaACATTTCTAGTCAatgcatcgaccaccacattggtcttcccgagatgatacaaaatggtgatatcattgtCTTTCAACagttccaaccacctccgctgcctcaagttgagatccttcttcttgaacaaatactgtataCTCTAGTGAttcgtgaatacctcacacgacacgccgtagAGGTAATTCTTCCAAATCATCAGTGCATAaaaaatggctgccaactctaagtcatgaaaaaTGTAATGcttttcatgaaccttcaactgccgcaccatgtatgcaatcaccctaccatcctgcatcaatactgcaccgagcccaatacgtgatgcatcacaatacaccgtgtaggatccTAAACCTGTGAGAAACACCAACACTAGtttcgtagtcaaagctgtcttgagcttctgaaagcccaACTCTCACTCatcggaccacctgaatggggcacccttctgggtcaatctagtcaatgggactgttatggatgaaaacccctccacgaaccgatgataataacccgccaaacccatgACACacagaatctctatagctgaagtaggtctaggctatttttgaactgcctcaatattcttaggatccactttaatgccctcggcTGATACAACATGTCCGAAAAAGGCAACCGAGCCCAACCAAAACTTATGCTTTGAAAatatggcatataactgactatatCATAGAGTCTGAAGTATAATTCGAAGATGCTACTCATGATTCTCTCGACTacgagagtagatcaagatatcatcaatgaatacgatcacaaaagaatccaaatagggcttaaatacccggttcatcaaatccataaatgttgttggtggcatttgtcaacccaaaagacatcactaggaactcataatgcacaTACTGAGTCCAAAAAGCTATCTTAGAGACAtatgatgccctaatcttcaactgatggtagccagacctcaaattgaTCTTCGAAAATAGTTTttcaccctgaagctggtcaaataagtcatcaatcctctaCAACGTgtacttgtttttgatagtgactttgttcaactgccgatagtctatacgcATACTCATCGAActatatttcttcttcacgaacaacacgggcgcaccccaaggcgagacactaaatctaatgaatcccttatagagcaaatcttgcaactgctccttcagttccttTAACTcaagcggggccatacggtatggtggaatataaatgaGTTGAGttcctagagccaaatcaatacataagtcaaccccgacatggctaaggtcatcgtcttggcatgacagtccaatatagtatgatatagtgacaaccagtccatgcccaaaataacatcaaagtctaccatatcaagaagtaggaggtctacactagtctcaagactcccaatagtaatcatacatgaacgatagacatgatctacaacaatagaatctcccacaggcatggacacatacacaagagcactcaaagagaCACaaagcacaaccaaatatgaagcgaaatatgatgacacataggaataagtaaagCCCAGAACAattagaactgaagcatctctatggcaaactggaacaatacttgtgataacagcgttagatgactcggcctcaggtctagctaggaatgcataaaaatgaggttgggccccaccaccctgacctCCGCCTCTCGGACGGCCTATAACTGGGTGGCCTTCACCTATAATGCCCTTACCTCCACcgctaatggcctgacctctacctctggaCGGCTAAGCGGGCAGTGAAGCAACCTGTGCTGGAACCttggcacgagaactctaatgTGGCATGCTGCTCAACAATCTAGGACAATAACTCATAATGTGAAATGtacccccacactcaaaatatcTATCCTACTGATGTGGTTGCTGAAGCCGAAACTGAACCGAGGAACACTGATAGGAGGTGATGGTGAACTGTAGGTCGGCTGCCCGAAACTGAACCCGAGGCAttatgggatgcctggagcgctgactGAAATGGCCTAAGAGGATGGCCTCtgccaaaagtacccctgcctctagatgagtcACTACTGAAAGcaccgaaatgacgaggcctcttatcaagcACCGACCCCCTTTCCtaaccacgaaccatctcaatccgtctagcaatatctaTAGTCCTAGGGAAATAAATATCATCTCTAGTCTCATTGTCCATCTATAGCCAAATACTGAAGGTGAGCCCATCattgaatctcctcactctctccccgCTCAATAGGGAGTAAAACAATGATACagcgagctaggtccacaaatagAGTCTCATACTGGGTGACGGTCATGCCACACTACTAAAGGCGCTCAAACTGCATGCGATACTCCTCTCTCAAagtgaaaggaatgaacttctccagaaataactGTGAAAACTAATCTTAGGTAAGTTTAGGAGAACCAACTAGTCTAGTCAacacataatctctccaccatctcttggcagaacAGGTCATCTAAAACACTGCAaagttgaccccattggtctcaacaatacccatgttgtgCAACGCCTCCTGGAAATGGTTCAAGTAATCTTGTGGTTCCTCAGAATTTGCACTGCtaaaatgaacaagaaagagcttggtaaacttatctagcctcaacaaagcctcagaagatatCATATCCATGGCTTAtggcgcaacaaccggctgaactaccccaactgttTGGGATGCTGGAGTGTGATATAAGGCAGCCACCTACTCCAGGGTGTGAGTAGCGAGAGTTTGTTCTCCTTTCCCAtcctgagagatggctggtgccaccgaaaatgcaccggtctgggccagactctctataaggcccaccaagcagactagagcgtcctgaagtgcTGGAGTCGCTATCAATTCCTCCAGGAACTGAGTCGATCCAACGGGTACAGTCTGAGCTGCTACTGCTCAAGCTCTAGGATGAGCTctccctctgcctcggcctctctACTTCTAGTAGTAGTTACCATAGGGGGATCCGGCTCCTGTCCAGCTGCATATATTATGCGTgctctcgccatctgcgagagaataagaatagagtggttcaatcatcaatgatagaatgaaatcgcacgatagagaaagaaagaagttaaATGTTTCctcaaacttcatagcctctggaagataagtagagacgtgTTCGTACCGATcttccaaactctactaagcttgatcatgactcgtgagacctaggcaacctagggctttgataccaacttgtcacgacccgaaatcccaaccttggggtcatgatggagcctaacatctacttgctaggcaGTCCGATGCGAACaaagaatttactaatttttaacAATTTGTGACAATGTATGTACGATGGAAATGATATAAGTCTGAAGTATAGTATAATAATAATGAATAGTGTGTCTAAACATAACCCAGAAACTAGTATCacaagtacatgaacatctagaaTGCAACAAACATGGTCTGAATAAAATGCACTATTTTAAAACGTTGTGCAGTTGTACTTCAAGTCTCCGTCAATAACTGAATTTGAGCAAATCTACTGAacaccgctaggaccaactctggtatctgcacaagaagtgcagagtgtagtatatgtataaccgactccatgtactctgtaagtgtggagactaacctcgataaagtagtgacgaggctaaagcgggtcacttacaataaccggtacgcaacaataataataataacagggaaCGAAAGTAAGGTAGTTAATTTATGAAAATGAACACAACCCTCACAATCAGAGGGCACAGAATAACAGACCTcgtaatttcatataaaaatgctgaaaactaacacaataacaacaatgaGTACATCACACACGATCTGTTGCAGCGCACAATCCGATCCGACCGTACAcgcataatcctcccttatttcaccatagcatcatttatcaatatcaagaatcatGTATACAATCCGTTGCGATACACAATCCGATCCCACCATCTCATAATAATCCatgtcataatcctcccttattatACCATCTAATCATTTACCAATATCAAGTATTACGTACTCAACcattgcgacatgcaacccgatcccatcatatcattatttatcaatatcaaaatccttTGTTATTTTACCATTCAATTTATTATCCTTCACTTCCCGTTGAGGAGTGCATCCCGATCCAAATCAATTTCAATAAACATAAACAATccaataattcaatttacaagaatttctacaatcaagAGTATGAGTACAGGGTAATAAATGAACCACGTAATAATCAAAggaatgcaacaaatattacaaaaataacaaaacaagTAAAGTACGTGACAATTAAGGTGTGGAAGTAAAATAGTTAatgcaagtagcaattaatca containing:
- the LOC138906107 gene encoding uncharacterized protein, with translation MGSLPYIPAGERPLASDVQDFANQFINLDILEPSRVLACMVSRYSLYERIRECPYEDHHLLVLKDIVQHGGSKQVTVGDDGVLRMQGRICVPNMDELRELIIEAAHSSWYSIRPGTTKMYQDLRQHYWWRRMKKDIVAHVAWCLNCQQVKYEHERPSSLH